The segment CCATCAGGTGGAAGAGGCGCCATTGTGTTGCTCGGTCCCGCTGGGGCGGGGTTGGAACATCCTGGGGCTGCCAGATCGTTGAAGTGTGCTTCAGACGGTTGTCCACCTTGGTTGGAGCGTCCTTGGTTGGAGCGTCCTCGTCCCACAGAATGCAAGTACAGTTCCACAAGGTGCTTAGGGGTGCGGCATTTCTTAGTCGGGTGGTTGTAGCAACCACACTTTGTACAAGTTGAGGACTTGTCTTTTGACTTAGAGTTGTTGCCTTTGCCCTTAGCACCTCGAGGCTTACGGGGTCCCTTGCGCTTGTTTTTGCCTTTGGAGGATCTAGGATTGCCATTCTTGTTGGCATCCTTTGGTGTCTGTTTCTGAGCATTTGCATGTACTTCGGGCAAGGGCTTGGCACCGACAGGGCCTTGATTGGAGTTCCATATGAGGAGCTCATTGTGCCTCTCAGCCTGAAGTAATGTTTTAATGAGATCAGAATAGACTGTGAATCCCCTCTCACGGTATTGCTGTTGGAGGATCATTTGAGCGGGAAGCATGGTAGACAAAGTCTTTTCAATTTTCTCCGCATCAGATGGCTCCTTTTCACAAAACCTCAGTTTGGAACTGAGTTTGTCCATGGCATGGTTATATTCATTCACAGATTTGAAATCTTGAATGCGGAGGTGGTTCCACTCATGAGTGGCCTCCGGGAGAATAACTGCCTTTTGTTGCTCATACCGCTGTTGCAAAGCAAGCCAGAGAGCCTGTGGGTCATCTTCCATCAGATATTCAGCTTTGAGATCTGAATGGATGTGGTTCCTTATTATGTATAAGGCATGGTACTTGGATGGTTCAGACAATGGAGCATCTCCCTGTTTGGGAGTGTCAATTGTCCTATACATTCCGCGTAACGATAGACTCACTTTGAGATCCATCGCCCATGTAGGGAAGTTGTGTCCATCAAGAGCTAACTCGGCAAATTCCTTCTTAGAAGAAACTTGGGCATCAGACTCTTTGGTGGCCATTGCCTACATGTTTATTTGcataaatttaattaatttcGGGGTTGTAAAAATTAACAAAAATGTAATTGCATATTTATATAACAATGTAAATTGCGTATATAAAAATAATGTAAAATTGCATATGTAAAACAATGTAAAATTGCGTATGTAAGACAATATAAAATTGCGTATGTAAAGCAATGTAAAATTGCGTATGTAAAGCAATGTAAAATTGCGTATGTAAATAACAAGGTAGACATGTTTATGTGTAGCAAGGTAAACTTGCATATGTTTTATGGTATTTTGATTTCTCATTTTGTGGAACATAGGTAGTCACCATGGAGGTGTAGACCATTTTATATTTTCACTTTGGGATGTAGTCCTTGTATGTTTATTATTAAATTTGGGAGAGCACTTTGAGGAATAAATGCCGCAGTAGTATGAGTACTACCTTGTGGTcgccaaaataataataaagtaaGGTGACATCTAGTGAAAAATAGTATTCCAAATAGGGAGAAAAATTGACCATAAAAAATAtttacatatatacatgtgatAGAGAATTGTAAAGACAAAACGCGTTCGACATGTAATaaattttcattcataatatgaTTGCGGAATGTAAAAATATTTACAATGCAATTTACATCAGGGTCTAAAATTTGCAACAAAATTAGACTGACAAGCTGATGTAATTTAGGGAATGAAAAATTGctatgtaaataaataaattagctAATTCAGAAAATAAAATAGCCAATGATAACTGGCCCAGGCAGAAAACTCGCAGGCCCCAACCTGGGCCTGGGCCGCCAATTCGGCCCAATTTGGGGGGGGGGGATTTGGGCCAGATATAAGCCAGGGGTTAGGGTTTGGAAACCCTAAGACCTAGATCCCAACCGGCCTCCCCCTAATCCCCCGGGTGGGACTCACGGGTGCGCACCCCAACCTCCCCTCATTAGTCCGGGCCCTGAGCGTTGTACCCGAGGGCCATACTATCACGACCCGGAGACTATCTCTAAGCGCAACTGAGAGTTGACACTTAGtctgccacattccctttctttgcGAGAATCCGNNNNNNNNNNNNNNNNNNNNNNNNNNNNNNNNNNNNNNNNNNNNNNNNNNNNNNNNNNNNNNNNNNNNNNNNNNNNNNNNNNNNNNNNNNNNNNNNNNNNNNNNNNNNNNNNNNNNNNNNNNNNNNNNNNNNNNNNNNNNNNNNNNNNNNNNNNNNNNNNNNNNNNNNNNNNNNNNNNNNNNNNNNNNNNNNNNNNNNNNNNNNNNNNNNNNNNNNNNNNNNNNNNNNNNNNNNNNNNNNNNNNNNNNNNNNNNNNNNNNNNNNNNNNNNNNNNNNNNNNNNNNNNNNNNNNNNNNNNNNNNNNNNNNNNNNNNNNNNNNNNNNNNNNNNNNNNNNNNNNNNNNNNNNNNNNNNNNNNNNNNNNNNNNNNNNNNNNNNNNNNNNNNNNNNNNNNNNNNNNNNNNNNNNNNNNNNNNNNNNNNNNNNNNNNNNNNNNNNNNNNNNNNNNNNNNNNNNNNNNNNNNNNNNNNNNNNNNNNNNNNNNNNNNNNNNNNNNNNNNNNNNNNNNNNNNNNNNNNNNNNNNNNNNNNNNNNNNNNNNNNNNNNNNNNNNNNNNNNNNNNNNNNNNNNNNNNNNNNNNNNNNNNNNNNNNNNNNNNNNNNNNNNNNNNNNNNNNNNNNNNNNNNNNNNNNNNNNNNNNNNNNNNNNNNNNNNNNNNNNNNNNNNNNNNNNNNNNNNNNNNNNNNNNNNNNNNNNNNNNNNNNNNNNNNNNNNNNNNNNNNNNNNNNNNNNNNNNNNNNNNNNNNNNNNNNNNNNNNNNNNNNNNNNNNNNNNNNNNNNNNNNNNNNNNNNNNNNNNNNNNNNNNNNNNNNNNNNNNNNNNNNNNNNNNNNNNNNNNNNNNNNNNNNNNNNNNNNNNNNNNNNNNNNNNNNNNNNNNNNNNNNNNNNNNNNNNNNNNNNNNNNNNNNNNNNNNNNNNNNNNNNNNNNNNNNNNNNNNNNNNNNNNNNNNNNNNNNNNNNNNNNNNNNNNNNNNNNNNNNNNNNNNNNNNNNNNNNNNNNNNNNNNNNNNNNNNNNNNNNNNNNNNNNNNNNNNNNNNNNNNNNNNNNNNNNNNNNNNNNNNNNNNNNNNNNNNNNNNNNNNNNNNNNNNNNNNNNNNNNNNNNNNNNNNNNNNNNNNNNNNNNNNNNNNNNNNNNNNNNNNNNNNNNNNNNNNNNNNNNNNNNNNNNNNNNNNNNNNNNNNNNNNNNNNNNNNNNNNNNNNNNNNNNNNNNNNNNNNNNNNNNNNNNNNNNNNNNNNNNNNNNNNNNNNNNNNNNNNNNNNNNNNNNNNNNNNNNNNNNNNNNNNNNNNNNNNNNNNNNNNNNNNNNNNNNNNNNNNNNNNNNNNNNNNNNNNNNNNNNNNNNNNNNNNNNNNNNNNNNNNNNNNNNNNNNNNNNNNNNNNNNNNNNNNNNNNNNNNNNNNNNNNNNNNNNNNNNNNNNNNNNNNNNNNNNNNNNNNNNNNNNNNNNNNNNNNNNNNNNNNNNNNNNNNNNNNNNNNNNNNNNNNNNNNNNNNNNNNNNNNNNNNNNNNNNNNNNNNNNNNNNNNNNNNNNNNNNNNNNNNNNNNNNNNNNNNNNNNNNNNNNNNNNNNNNNNNNNNNNNNNNNNNNNNNNNNNNNNNNNNNNNNNNNNNNNNNNNNNNNNNNNNNNNNNNNNNNNNNNNNNNNNNNNNNNNNNNNNNNNNNNNNNNNNNNNNNNNNNNNNNNNNNNNNNNNNNNNNNNNNNNNNNNNNNNNNNNNNNNNNNNNNNNNNNNNNNNNNNNNNNNNNNNNNNNNNNNNNNNNNNNNNNNNNNNNNNNNNNNNNNNNNNNNNNNNNNNNNNNNNNNNNNNNNNNNNNNNNNNNNNNNNNNNNNNNNNNNNNNNNNNNNNNNNNNNNNNNNNNNNNNNNNNNNNNNNNNNNNNNNNNNNNNNNNNNNNNNNNNNNNNNNNNNNNNNNNNNNNNNNNNNNNNNNNNNNNNNNNNNNNNNNNNNNNNNNNNNNNNNNNNNNNNNNNNNNNNNNNNNNNNNNNNNNNNNNNNNNNNNNNNNNNNNNNNNNNNNNNNNNNNNNNNNNNNNNNNNNNNNNNNNNNNNNNNNNNNNNNNNNNNNNNNNNNNNNNNNNNNNNNNNNNNNNNNNNNNNNNNNNNNNNNNNNNNNNNNNNNNNNNNNNNNNNNNNNNNNNNNNNNNNNNNNNNNNNNNNNNNNNNNNNNNNNNNNNNNNNNNNNNNNNNNNNNNNNNNNNNNNNNNNNNNNNNNNNNNNNNNNNNNNNNNNNNNNNNNNNNNNNNNNNNNNNNNNNNNNNNNNNNNNNNNNNNNNNNNNNNNNNNNNNNNNNNNNNNNNNNNNNNNNNNNNNNNNNNNNNNNNNNNNNNNNNNNNNNNNNNNNNNNNNNNNNNNNNNNNNNNNNNNNNNNNNNNNNNNNNNNNNNNNNNNNNNNNNNNNNNNNNNNNNNNNNNNNNNNNNNNNNNNNNNNNNNNNNNNNNNNNNNNNNNNNNNNNNNNNNNNNNNNNNNNNNNNNNNNNNNNNNNNNNNNNNNNNNNNNNNNNNNNNNNNNNNNNNNNNNNNNNNNNNNNNNNNNNNNNNNNNNNNNNNNNNNNNNNNNNNNNNNNNNNNNNNNNNNNNNNNNNNNNNNNNNNNNNNNNNNNNNNNNNNNNNNNNNNNNNNNNNNNNNNNNNNNNNNNNNNNNNNNNNNNNNNNNNNNNNNNNNNNNNNNNNNNNNNNNNNNNNNNNNNNNNNNNNNNNNNNNNNNNNNNNNNNNNNNNNNNNNNNNNNNNNNNNNNNNNNNNNNNNNNNNNNNNNNNNNNNNNNNNNNNNNNNNNNNNNNNNNNNNNNNNNNNNNNNNNNNNNNNNNNNNNNNNNNNNNNNNNNNNNNNNNNNNNNNNNNNNNNNNNNNNNNNNNNNNNNNNNNNNNNNNNNNNNNNNNNNNNNNNNNNNNNNNNNNNNNNNNNNNNNNNNNNNNNNNNNNNNNNNNNNNNNNNNNNNNNNNNNNNNNNNNNNNNNNNNNNNNNNNNNNNNNNNNNNNNNNNNNNNNNNNNNNNNNNNNNNNNNNNNNNNNNNNNNNNNNNNNNNNNNNNNNNNNNNNNNNNNNNNNNNNNNNNNNNNNNNNNNNNNNNNNNNNNNNNNNNNNNNNNNNNNNNNNNNNNNNNNNNNNNNNNNNNNNNNNNNNNNNNNNNNNNNNNNNNNNNNNNNNNNNNNNNNNNNNNNNNNNNNNNNNNNNNNNNNNNNNNNNNNNNNNNNNNNNNNNNNNNNNNNNNNNNNNNNNNNNNNNNNNNNNNNNNNNNNNNNNNNNNNNNNNNNNNNNNNNNNNNNNNNNNNNNNNNNNNNNNNNNNNNNNNNNNNNNNNNNNNNNNNNNNNNNNNNNNNNNNNNNNNNNNNNNNNNNNNNNNNNNNNNNNNNNNNNNNNNNNNNNNNNNNNNNNNNNNNNNNNNNNNNNNNNNNNNNNNNNNNNNNNNNNNNNNNNNNNNNNNNNNNNNNNNNNNNNNNNNNNNNNNNNNNNNNNNNNNNNNNNNNNNNNNNNNNNNNNNNNNNNNNNNNNNNNNNNNNNNNNNNNNNNNNNNNNNNNNNNNNNNNNNNNNNNNNNNNNNNNNNNNNNNNNNNNNNNNNNNNNNNNNNNNNNNNNNNNNNNNNNNNNNNNNNNNNNNNNNNNNNNNNNNNNNNNNNNNNNNNNNNNNNNNNNNNNNNNNNNNNNNNNNNNNNNNNNNNNNNNNNNNNNNNNNNNNNNNNNNNNNNNNNNNNNNNNNNNNNNNNNNNNNNNNNNNNNNNNNNNNNNNNNNNNNNNNNNNNNNNNNNNNNNNNNNNNNNNNNNNNNNNNNNNNNNNNNNNNNNNNNNNNNNNNNNNNNNNNNNNNNNNNNNNNNNNNNNNNNNNNNNNNNNNNNNNNNNNNNNNNNNNNNNNNNNNNNNNNNNNNNNNNNNNNNNNNNNNNNNNNNNNNNNNNNNNNNNNNNNNNNNNNNNNNNNNNNNNNNNNNNNNNNNNNNNNNNNNNNNNNNNNNNNNNNNNNNNNNNNNNNNNNNNNNNNNNNNNNNNNNNNNNNNNNNNNNNNNNNNNNNNNNNNNNNNNNNNNNNNNNNNNNNNNNNNNNNNNNNNNNNNNNNNNNNNNNNNNNNNNNNNNNNNNNNNNNNNNNNNNNNNNNNNNNNNNNNNNNNNNNNNNNNNNNNNNNNNNNNNNNNNNNNNNNNNNNNNNNNNNNNNNNNNNNNNNNNNNNNNNNNNNNNNNNNNNNNNNNNNNNNNNNNNNNNNNNNNNNNNNNNNNNNNNNNNNNNNNNNNNNNNNNNNNNNNNNNNNNNNNNNNNNNNNNNNNNNNNNNNNNNNNNNNNNNNNNNNNNNNNNNNNNNNNNNNNNNNNNNNNNNNNNNNNNNNNNNNNNNNNNNNNNNNNNNNNNNNNNNNNNNNNNNNNNNNNNNNNNNNNNNNNNNNNNNNNNNNNNNNNNNNNNNNNNNNNNNNNNNNNNNNNNNNNNNNNNNNNNNNNNNNNNNNNNNNNNNNNNNNNNNNNNNNNNNNNNNNNNNNNNNNNNNNNNNNNNNNNNNNNNNNNNNNNNNNNNNNNNNNNNNNNNNNNNNNNNNNNNNNNNNNNNNNNNNNNNNNNNNNNNNNNNNNNNNNNNNNNNNNNNNNNNNNNNNNNNNNNNNNNNNNNNNNNNNNNNNNNNNNNNNNNNNNNNNNNNNNNNNNNNNNNNNNNNNNNNNNNNNNNNNNNNNNNNNNNNNNNNNNNNNNNNNNNNNNNNNNNNNNNNNNNNNNNNNNNNNNNNNNNNNNNNNNNNNNNNNNNNNNNNNNNNNNNNNNNNNNNNNNNNNNNNNNNNNNNNNNNNNNNNNNNNNNNNNNNNNNNNNNNNNNNNNNNNNNNNNNNNNNNNNNNNNNNNNNNNNNNNNNNNNNNNNNNNNNNNNNNNNNNNNNNNNNNNNNNNNNNNNNNNNNNNNNNNNNNNNNNNNNNNNNNNNNNNNNNNNNNNNNNNNNNNNNNNNNNNNNNNNNNNNNNNNNNNNNNNNNNNNNNNNNNNNNNNNNNNNNNNNNNNNNNNNNNNNNNNNNNNNNNNNNNNNNNNNNNNNNNNNNNNNNNNNNNNNNNNNNNNNNNNNNNNNNNNNNNNNNNNNNNNNNNNNNNNNNNNNNNNNNNNNNNNNNNNNNNNNNNNNNNNNNNNNNNNNNNNNNNNNNNNNNNNNNNNNNNNNNNNNNNNNNNNNNNNNNNNNNNNNNNNNNNNNNNNNNNNNNNNNNNNNNNNNNNNNNNNNNNNNNNNNNNNNNNNNNNNNNNNNNNNNNNNNNNNNNNNNNNNNNNNNNNNNNNNNNNNNNNNNNNNNNNNNNNNNNNNNNNNNNNNNNNNNNNNNNNNNNNNNNNNNNNNNNNNNNNNNNNNNNNNNNNNNNNNNNNNNNNNNNNNNNNNNNNNNNNNNNNNNNNNNNNNNNNNNNNNNNNNNNNNNNNNNNNNNNNNNNNNNNNNNNNNNNNNNNNNNNNNNNNNNNNNNNNNNNNNNNNNNNNNNNNNNNNNNNNNNNNNNNNNNNNNNNNNNNNNNNNNNNNNNNNNNNNNNNNNNNNNNNNNNNNNNNNNNNNNNNNNNNNNNNNNNNNNNNNNNNNNNNNNNNNNNNNNNNNNNNNNNNNNNNNNNNNNNNNNNNNNNNNNNNNNNNNNNNNNNNNNNNNNNNNNNNNNNNNNNNNNNNNNNNNNNNNNNNNNNNNNNNNNNNNNNNNNNNNNNNNNNNNNNNNNNNNNNNNNNNNNNNNNNNNNNNNNNNNNNNNNNNNNNNNNNNNNNNNNNNNNNNNNNNNNNNNNNNNNNNNNNNNNNNNNNNNNNNNNNNNNNNNNNNNNNNNNNNNNNNNNNNNNNNNNNNNNNNNNNNNNNNNNNNNNNNNNNNNNNNNNNNNNNNNNNNNNNNNNNNNNNNNNNNNNNNNNNNNNNNNNNNNNNNNNNNNNNNNNNNNNNNNNNNNNNNNNNNNNNNNNNNNNNNNNNNNNNNNNNNNNNNNNNNNNNNNNNNNNNNNNNNNNNNNNNNNNNNNNNNNNNNNNNNNNNNNNNNNNNNNNNNNNNNNNNNNNNNNNNNNNNNNNNNNNNNNNNNNNNNNNNNNNNNNNNNNNNNNNNNNNNNNNNNNNNNNNNNNNNNNNNNNNNNNNNNNNNNNNNNNNNNNNNNNNNNNNNNNNNNNNNNNNNNNNNNNNNNNNNNNNNNNNNNNNNNNNNNNNNNNNNNNNNNNNNNNNNNNNNNNNNNNNNNNNNNNNNNNNNNNNNNNNNNNNNNNNNNNNNNNNNNNNNNNNNNNNNNNNN is part of the Sorghum bicolor cultivar BTx623 chromosome 10, Sorghum_bicolor_NCBIv3, whole genome shotgun sequence genome and harbors:
- the LOC8085363 gene encoding uncharacterized protein LOC8085363: MATKESDAQVSSKKEFAELALDGHNFPTWAMDLKVSLSLRGMYRTIDTPKQGDAPLSEPSKYHALYIIRNHIHSDLKAEYLMEDDPQALWLALQQRYEQQKAVILPEATHEWNHLRIQDFKSVNEYNHAMDKLSSKLRFCEKEPSDAEKIEKTLSTMLPAQMILQQQYRERGFTVYSDLIKTLLQAERHNELLIWNSNQGPVGAKPLPEVHANAQKQTPKDANKNGNPRSSKGKNKRKGPRKPRGAKGKGNNSKSKDKSSTCTKCGCYNHPTKKCRTPKHLVELYLHSVGRGRSNQGRSNQGGQPSEAHFNDLAAPGCSNPAPAGPSNTMAPLPPDGMANDSTNNMIIEYNSDDLFGDYN